GGCGCCGGAGAGATCCTGCTCACCTCCATGGACCGCGACGGCACCAAATCGGGCTTCAACCTGCCCCTGACCCGCGCCATCGCCGATGCGGTGGATGTGCCGGTGATCGCGAGCGGAGGCGTCGGCACGCTCGACCATCTGGTCGAGGGCGTGACCGAGGGCCATGCCTCCGCCGTGCTCGCCGCGTCGATCTTTCATTTCGGCGAATATTCCATCCAGGAGGCCAAGCAGCACATGGCCACCGCAGGCATCCCGGTGAGGCTCTGAATGACGCTGGAAGAACTCGAAACCATCGTCGCCACCCGCGCCGAGGCCTCGCCCGAGGAAAGCTGGACCGCCAAGCTGCTCGCCAAGGGGCCGGAGAAATGCGCCGAGAAATTCGGCGAGGAGGCGGTCGAGGCAATCATCGAGGCGGTGAAGAACGACCGCGAGAAACTCACCGGAGAGGCGGCGGATGTGCTCTTCCACTTCCTGGTGATGCTGAAGGCGCGCGATCTGCCGCTCTCTGACGTGATGGCCGAGCTGGCGCGGCGTCAGGGGCAGTCCGGCCTGGCCGAGAAGGCCGCGCGCAAGGGCTGAGAGGCGGCGCCCCTGCCCGGGGTCGCGCCCGGCCCCACGGTCGCGCCGTGAGTATTTGCCGGAAAGATGAAAGCAGCGGTCGGTCTGCGGGACGGCGGGCGGGGCGATGTTGCCCCCGGCAACGAGCGCCGTCCACCGTCAGAGCTTCGAGGAAATCACCCCGGTGTTGAACCCGCCCATGCGCAGCTCGCCATTGAGGCGCTGGTATTCGATCTTCGGGCAGCGGTTCATCACCACATCGACGCCCCGCGCCTCGGCCTTTGCGGCGGCCTCCGCATGCGCGACGCCGATCTGCATCCAGATCGTGCGCAGATTGGGCAGATGTTCCAGCGCCGCGTCGACGATGGGCGGCACTCCCTCGGAGCGGCGGAAGATGTCGACCATATCCACCTCCGCCGGCAGATCCTCGATCCCGCCGCGCACCGTCTCGCCAAAGAGCTGCGCGCCCGCATGACCGGGATTGACCCCGATCACCCGGTAGCCGCGCAGGCTCAGATAGCGCGCCACGTAATAGCTGGGCCGCACCGGATTCAGCGACACGCCGATGACAGCGATCACCCTGGTGCGGGCGAGAATCTCTTTCAGGAAGGCGTCGGAATAGCTCATGGCCTGAGGCTAGCGCGGCGCGGCGCAAAGAAAAAGCGCCCAAGGAAATCCTTGGGCGCCAGTCACGGAACGAGGGACAGTGAAGGCGTCGCGGAGGTTCCGTCTCCGCGATCCTGAGAAAGAGATGGGCAGGAAAGCCACATTTTAAAGCCTTCTCAAGAAAGCGTGACCAAAAAACTTGACCTTCCGTATTTTCGGGAGATCGGACCTATTCCGCCGCCATCCGCGCCCCGCCCATAAGGCGCCAGAGCCGCATCGGCGTGAACGGCATGTCCACCTGACGCACGCCCAGCGGCCAGAGCGCATCCTGCACCGCGTTCGACACCGCCGCCAGCGCGCCCACCGTGCCGGCCTCGCCGCAGCCCTTCATCCCCATCGGATTGCCGGTCGAGGGCACCGGCTCCACGTCGAAATGAATGAAGGGCACATCATAGGCGCGCGGCATGGCGTAATCCATGAAGGTCGCGGTCAGAAGCTGGCCGTCCTCGTCGAACACCACCTGCTCGCAAAGCGCCTGACCCAGCCCCTGCGCCACCCCGCCATGCACCTGGCCCTCGGCCAGCATCGGGTTGATCAGATTGCCGAAATCGTCGACCACCGTGTATTTCACCACTTCGGCGACGCCGGTCTCGCGGTCGATCTCGATCTCGGCGAAATGCGCGCCGTTCGGGTAAGAGCGCGCCTGGATCTGGTCGCGTATATCCCAGCTCAGCAGCTCCGCGCGTCCCCTGGCGCGGGCCATTTCCGCCACCTCCAGCATGGTGGGCGTCAGGTTCGAGCCCTCGGCGCGGAAACGCTCGTCATCGAAAGCGATCTCGGAGGCGGGCACATCCATCTCTTCGGCGAGGAACTCGGTGAACCCGTCCACCATCGCCTTCACCGCGGTCAGCGTCACATTGGCCTGCATGGTCACCGAGCGCGAGCCGCCGGTGCCGCCGCCCTGCGCGATCAGGTCGCTATCACCCTGCACGAACTCGATTTTCTCGAAGGGAATGCCGGTCTGGTCGCTGAGGAACTTGGCAAAGACCGTCTCGTGCCCCTGCCCGTTCGACTGCGTGCCGACATAGAGCCGCGCGCCGCCCTGCTCGGTGAACTCGATCTTCACCCCCTCGGAGGGATCGCCCAGAATCGACTCGATATAGAAACAGAGCCCCAGCCCGCGCAGCTTGCCCCTTGCCTCGCTCTCGGCCTTGCGCGCGGCAAAGCCCGCCACGTCGGCATCGGCAATGGCGTGATCCAGCACGCGGGGAAAATCGCCCACGTCATAGGTCTCACCCGTGGGGGTCTTGTAGGGGAAGTCCTTGATGAAGTTGATCTTGCGCAGCTCGATCGGATCGACGCCCAGATCGCGCGCGGCGCGGTCCATCACCCGCTCCAGCACATAGATCGCCTCAGGGCGGCCGGCACCGCGATAGGCGTCGACCTGCGTGGTGTTGGTATAGATCCCCTCCACCCGCATATAGGCCGCCGGAATGTCATAGGTGCCGGTCAGCACCTTGGAAAATAGCAGCGTCTGGATCGGCTGGCCGTAACCGGAGTTGTAGGCGCCGAGATTGCAGATCGTGTGGATCCGGTAGCCGGTGATCCGGTTGGCCTCGTCAAAGGCCAGCTCGGCCATGGTCACCAGATCGCGGCCCGCATGGTCCGACAGCATCCCCTCGGTGCGCTCCGACATCCAGCGCACCGGCTTGCCCAGCGCCCGCGCCGCCTGCGCCACGCAGAAATACTCCGGGTAGGACGCCGCCTTCATGCCAAAGCCGCCGCCGACATCGGGGTTGGTGATGCGCACATCCGCCTCGTCGAGCCCCATGGCCTCGGCCATCTCGCCCTTGATGTCCCAGACGCCCTGGCCGTTGAAGGCCACATGGATGCGCTTGCCGTCCCATTCCGCGAAACAGCCGCGCCCCTCCATGGCGTTCACGATCACGCGGTTGTCGCCGACCTCCAGCCGCACGGTTTTCGCCGCTTTGTCAAACGCCTCCGCCGTTGCCGCCTCGTCGCCCATACCCCAGTCGAAGGCGCGGTTGTCCGGCGCCTCGGGATGGATCGTCTCGCCGCCCGCGCAGACCTCCACATGCGCCGGCAGCTCGTCGAAATCGAGCTCGATCAGCTCGGCGGCATCCTTGGCCTGCTGCATGGTCTCGGCCACCACCAGCGCCACCGGCTCGCCGACATGGCGCAGCCGCCCGCGCGCCAGCAGCGGACGCTCCGGCGCAGCACCCTTCGTGCCGTCGCGATTGGTCAGCACCGTGCCCGGCATGTTCACATCCATGCCCGCCGCGAGCAGATCCTCGACGGTCAGCACCAGATGCACGCCCTCGGCCTCGCGTGCGTCACTCACATCCAGTGTGGTGATCTCCGCATGGGCCACCGGCGAGCGCAGCACATAGGCATGCAGCGCGCCCTCGGGGGCGATATCGTCGATATAACGGCCATGTCCGGTGAGAAAGCGCACATCCTCGCTGCGCTTCATGGACTGGCTCTTGCCGAATTTTTCCATCCCTGGTGCCTCCGCGCGCCGCTTGTCACTGCGCGGGACTGTAAGCCCCGCTTGGGCAGTGTCCAGCACCGGGCGCGGGATTTCTCAGCAGGCGGAGGTCATCGCGACGATCCTGCGCGCTCCGTAGCCGTTGAACCCGGTGACCAGCGCGCGCGAATAGGCCCCCATGCCCTCGAAGACGAGGTAATCGCCCTCACGGATCGCCTCGGGCAGCGCCACCGACTCGGGCAGCCGGTCGAGACTGTCGCAGGTCGGGCCGAAGACAATGCGCTCGCGCGCCGCCCCGCCGCGCGGCAGCCCCTCGGGCGTCACCACCCGCAGCCGCGCCATGGGGCCGAGATCGCGCCACTCGGCCATGCCGCCATAGATCCCGTCATTGAGAAACACCGCGTCATCCCCGACCGCCTTCACCCGCAGCACCAGCAGGAAGGCCTCGGCGCAGAGCCCGCGCCCCGGCTCGCAGACCAGCCGCGGCGGCGTGGCAAAGGCGGCACGGGTGGCGGTTTCGATTGTGGCAAAGATCGCCTCGAGATCGGGATGGCCCTCGCCCCGGTCCGATGGAAAGCCGCCGCCCACATTCAGCCGGTGCAGGGTGACCCCTGCCGCCCGCGCCACATCGGCGGCAGCCCGGACATAGCGCGCCCAGGGCGCCGGCGTGCGGCATTGCGTGCCGGGATGAAAGGTGAGCGACGGGGTAAAGCCCAGCTCCGCGACCCGGCGCAGCAGCGCCTCCGCCAGCTCCGGCCCCGCACCGAATTTCGCACCAAAATCATAGGCCGCACCCTTGACCGGCAGTTTCAGCCGCACCGCGATCTCCGTGCCCTTCGGCAGGCACCGCAGCTTTTCCAGCTCGCCCGGCCGGTCCACCGACCAGGAGGTACAGCGATGCGCCAACCCGGCGGCGATCTCGGCCTCCGAGCGCACCGGGTTGTGGTAGTGCAACACGGCATCGGGGCAATGTTCGCGCACCAGCGCCATCTCGGCGGGCGAGGCGACGTCAAAGGCCCGGATCCCGGCGGCAACCAGCCCGTCGATCATCTCGGGCGCCGGGTTGGCCTTGACCGCATAGGTCACGAGCCCCGGAAAGCCGCTCTGGAACCGCTCCGCCACCTGCGCCAGCCGCAGCGGGCAGAAGAAGAACACCGGATCGTCGGGCCGCGCGCGGGCCAACCAGGACTCCGGCGACGGCATCAGGGTCTGCTCGATCCCCATGGCAATACCTCCTGTTGTTGCGTTTCCCTCCAGTATGGGTGCGGTTTCGCTCGATTTCGCGCGTCAGATATGTCAATCTGAGGGGCAAATGGCACAAATCGACAACGCGACCTCACAGATCGACGAAACCGACCGGGCGCTGGTCGCCCTGCTCTCGGCCAATGCGCGCATGCCGGTCTCGGATCTGGCGCGCCGACTGGGGTTGGCGCGCACCACGGTTCAGGCGCGGATCGACCGGCTGGTGATGCGCGGTGCCATCGCGGGCTTCACCCTGCGGCGCGGCCCGGCGCTGAAGGAGGCGATCCGCGCCACGGTGCTGGTCTGCATCGAGCCGCGCGCCCAGGCCGATGTGCTGGCGCGGCTGAAACAGATGCCGGCGGTCGAGACGGTGCACACCACCTCGGGCCGCGTGGATCTGATGGTGATCGTCTGCGCGGGCTCCACCGAAGAGCTCGACGCCACGCTCGACCGCATTGCCGAGGCGCGGGGGGTGAAAAGCTCGGAAAGCCTGATCCACCTGACGACCAAGCTCGACCGGCGCGGCTGACCCCGCCCTTTCATCTTTCCAAAAATACTCTCAATCCGACACCCGCCAGATGCAAAAAACGGCGGGCGCTCGCGCACCCGCCGTTTCCAAATGCCCTGTCCGGCCTCTCAGCCCGCGGCGCGCGCGTCCGGCTTGAAGCTGATGCGTTCGGAGGCGGTGAACCGCCCGCCGCGCGTCTTCTCGATCTTGCCCTCGCGCAGAAGCTGGCCAAAGGTCCGCAGCCGGTCTTCACGGCTCGACTCGTGCATCTCCACCTGGCGCACCTTGGTCATCAGCTGCGGGCGCGAGAACTGCTCGCGGCCCTCGACAAAGGAGAGATAAGCCGCCGCCGCCTCCAGCAGCTCGGGCAGATCGACCGCACCGACGCTTTCCGCATAATCGGCAAACCCGGCCGCAGCCTCGGTCTCGACCTCGGCGACATGCACGCGGCGCGGACGCGGCGCCGGCTGCTGCGCATCGACCCGCTGCTCGGCCACCAACTTGAGCGGCGCCGGGCGGACCGGCTCGGCGGGACGCTCGGTGTGGTGATCCGGTGCGTGCGGGCGGCGCGGGCGCACCACATTGGCGAGATCCTCGCGATAGGGCTCAAACGCCTCTTCGCTGTCCTTCCGGCGGCCCAGCAGCTTGTCGGCACGGGTTGCGGCGACAGCGGCACGCAGATGCGCGATGGCGCTGCGGCG
The window above is part of the Salipiger abyssi genome. Proteins encoded here:
- a CDS encoding phosphoribosyl-ATP diphosphatase; the protein is MTLEELETIVATRAEASPEESWTAKLLAKGPEKCAEKFGEEAVEAIIEAVKNDREKLTGEAADVLFHFLVMLKARDLPLSDVMAELARRQGQSGLAEKAARKG
- a CDS encoding CoA-binding protein; protein product: MSYSDAFLKEILARTRVIAVIGVSLNPVRPSYYVARYLSLRGYRVIGVNPGHAGAQLFGETVRGGIEDLPAEVDMVDIFRRSEGVPPIVDAALEHLPNLRTIWMQIGVAHAEAAAKAEARGVDVVMNRCPKIEYQRLNGELRMGGFNTGVISSKL
- a CDS encoding xanthine dehydrogenase family protein molybdopterin-binding subunit, producing MEKFGKSQSMKRSEDVRFLTGHGRYIDDIAPEGALHAYVLRSPVAHAEITTLDVSDAREAEGVHLVLTVEDLLAAGMDVNMPGTVLTNRDGTKGAAPERPLLARGRLRHVGEPVALVVAETMQQAKDAAELIELDFDELPAHVEVCAGGETIHPEAPDNRAFDWGMGDEAATAEAFDKAAKTVRLEVGDNRVIVNAMEGRGCFAEWDGKRIHVAFNGQGVWDIKGEMAEAMGLDEADVRITNPDVGGGFGMKAASYPEYFCVAQAARALGKPVRWMSERTEGMLSDHAGRDLVTMAELAFDEANRITGYRIHTICNLGAYNSGYGQPIQTLLFSKVLTGTYDIPAAYMRVEGIYTNTTQVDAYRGAGRPEAIYVLERVMDRAARDLGVDPIELRKINFIKDFPYKTPTGETYDVGDFPRVLDHAIADADVAGFAARKAESEARGKLRGLGLCFYIESILGDPSEGVKIEFTEQGGARLYVGTQSNGQGHETVFAKFLSDQTGIPFEKIEFVQGDSDLIAQGGGTGGSRSVTMQANVTLTAVKAMVDGFTEFLAEEMDVPASEIAFDDERFRAEGSNLTPTMLEVAEMARARGRAELLSWDIRDQIQARSYPNGAHFAEIEIDRETGVAEVVKYTVVDDFGNLINPMLAEGQVHGGVAQGLGQALCEQVVFDEDGQLLTATFMDYAMPRAYDVPFIHFDVEPVPSTGNPMGMKGCGEAGTVGALAAVSNAVQDALWPLGVRQVDMPFTPMRLWRLMGGARMAAE
- a CDS encoding type III PLP-dependent enzyme, which produces MGIEQTLMPSPESWLARARPDDPVFFFCPLRLAQVAERFQSGFPGLVTYAVKANPAPEMIDGLVAAGIRAFDVASPAEMALVREHCPDAVLHYHNPVRSEAEIAAGLAHRCTSWSVDRPGELEKLRCLPKGTEIAVRLKLPVKGAAYDFGAKFGAGPELAEALLRRVAELGFTPSLTFHPGTQCRTPAPWARYVRAAADVARAAGVTLHRLNVGGGFPSDRGEGHPDLEAIFATIETATRAAFATPPRLVCEPGRGLCAEAFLLVLRVKAVGDDAVFLNDGIYGGMAEWRDLGPMARLRVVTPEGLPRGGAARERIVFGPTCDSLDRLPESVALPEAIREGDYLVFEGMGAYSRALVTGFNGYGARRIVAMTSAC
- a CDS encoding Lrp/AsnC family transcriptional regulator → MAQIDNATSQIDETDRALVALLSANARMPVSDLARRLGLARTTVQARIDRLVMRGAIAGFTLRRGPALKEAIRATVLVCIEPRAQADVLARLKQMPAVETVHTTSGRVDLMVIVCAGSTEELDATLDRIAEARGVKSSESLIHLTTKLDRRG